CGCCCGGGAGGCTTCGCGCGGTGAGATGCGTAACGATCACCAGGTCGAGTACCTTCGCGCCGAAGAGCCGCGAGGTCGCGTCATCGCCTTGTGGGGCGACTTGTCGGAGCTCGGCCGGGCGGTAGCGGAGCATCCGCGGCGGGAGCAGCAGTTGCTGGCGGCAATGAAACCACTTGCTGAAGTCAACGAAACCGCGCTGGAAGCCGTTATGTCGTTGGCTGTTCGTCCCGTTGCTCCTGACAACGTTTTCGAGAAGCACCCGACTGCTCGCTATGCCTGGGCTTTCGAGCAGCTGCGGTCGCGGACGGGGCGTCATCTCGATCTCGGGATCGGTGACGGAACCTTCTTGTCTGCGCTTGCGGACCGTACTGCGCTGCAGGTGGTCGGTGCGGACCCACATCCCGCCTATCTGGCCTCATGTCCAGGTGATCGACCTCTCGTGCGGGTGGGTGAAGAGCTGCCCTTCGCGGATGCGTCCTTCGACTCGGTCACCATGCTGGACGTGCTCGAGCACACCCGCGATGAGCGTTCAACCCTTGCGCAAGTTCATCGTGTACTACGGCCGGGTGGGCTGCTGGTGCTGACGGTGCCGGCGCAGCATGTGTTCTCGTTCCTCGATCCGGACAACGCCAAGCTGCGAATGCCTCGGCTCCATCGGACGGTCTATGCGGCGCGGTTCGGGCGGGAGGTCTATCGACAGCGGTTCGAGGACTCGTCGGACGGGCTGCGCGGTGACATGGCTTGGGAGCGCGACGAGCACACGAACTACCGGCCTGCTGAGCTGCTTGAAATGCTTGGGCAGGCAGGGTTTC
The Kribbella voronezhensis DNA segment above includes these coding regions:
- a CDS encoding class I SAM-dependent methyltransferase; this translates as MGKVPIAIAREASRGEMRNDHQVEYLRAEEPRGRVIALWGDLSELGRAVAEHPRREQQLLAAMKPLAEVNETALEAVMSLAVRPVAPDNVFEKHPTARYAWAFEQLRSRTGRHLDLGIGDGTFLSALADRTALQVVGADPHPAYLASCPGDRPLVRVGEELPFADASFDSVTMLDVLEHTRDERSTLAQVHRVLRPGGLLVLTVPAQHVFSFLDPDNAKLRMPRLHRTVYAARFGREVYRQRFEDSSDGLRGDMAWERDEHTNYRPAELLEMLGQAGFQPQSRDGANLFWRFLQIPALLAPQRARVLFDLPLRVDGSLFRSANLFLTAVRG